A genome region from Flavobacterium sp. CFS9 includes the following:
- a CDS encoding LytR/AlgR family response regulator transcription factor: MIKVLIIEDEIPARKKLKRFIEELDTAVKIVAEIDTVQSAVDFFRNNQVDVVFSDIELLDGNAFEIYGKVTISCPVIFTTAYDEFWMNAFENNGIDYLLKPFSKERFQRAWDKYLLLRKSFSQESHAISNLSQLIQQNFNEKNYKKRFSVNCFQGMYFLETENILFFEANEGVVFACDIKAKKHLLTESTLKEIEAKLNPSEFFRINRGELIQKKYIERIERYNKNTLAVKLKSYEHLLKTSQSATSEFREWIEK, translated from the coding sequence ATGATAAAAGTACTCATCATAGAAGACGAAATTCCGGCGAGAAAGAAATTGAAGCGTTTTATTGAGGAATTGGATACAGCTGTCAAAATCGTTGCAGAAATCGATACAGTTCAATCGGCAGTTGATTTCTTTAGGAATAATCAGGTAGATGTTGTGTTTTCGGATATTGAATTATTAGACGGCAATGCCTTTGAAATTTATGGCAAAGTAACCATTAGCTGTCCTGTTATTTTTACAACGGCTTATGATGAGTTTTGGATGAACGCTTTTGAAAACAATGGTATCGATTATCTTTTAAAACCATTTTCGAAAGAACGTTTCCAAAGAGCCTGGGATAAGTATCTTTTACTCAGAAAATCTTTCTCTCAGGAGTCTCACGCAATCAGCAATCTTTCTCAACTGATACAACAGAACTTCAATGAAAAAAATTATAAAAAACGCTTTTCTGTGAATTGTTTTCAAGGAATGTATTTTTTAGAAACGGAGAACATTTTGTTCTTTGAAGCCAATGAAGGGGTTGTTTTTGCCTGCGATATCAAAGCAAAGAAACATTTGCTTACAGAATCTACTTTGAAAGAAATAGAGGCAAAACTCAATCCATCAGAATTTTTCAGAATCAATAGAGGCGAGCTTATTCAAAAAAAGTATATTGAAAGGATTGAACGTTATAATAAAAATACGCTCGCTGTTAAATTGAAAAGTTATGAGCATCTTCTTAAAACCAGCCAAAGTGCAACGTCAGAATTTCGTGAGTGGATTGAAAAGTAA
- a CDS encoding sensor histidine kinase: MKNLINKIHQNQYFLLFILLFAYVQSVYIRIAVRRQIDIYIFTPEAALASTLGAGILFVIILFFIQKWQKSDTFSNAVMLRIFAISLLVFVISMQLIGFLIALAFDKIEKNFNQHVLLFSLLSDFLSGIIYGSFFLAYYYYRKNKKQLQKLSTYNEALAESRINQLKNQLNPHFLFNNLNVLDQLIEEDKHKASDFLNEFAEIYRYVLQASDKELVSVKEEADFAEQYFKLIEHKYGEAYQLNLESKNTNALIAPLTLQLLIENVIKHNLGTAENPIEIHILMDENITVSNNINLKKNSKSVSGRALKNLKEQYSLLSENAIEIHQTDQEFSIIIPFIYN; this comes from the coding sequence ATGAAAAATCTAATTAATAAAATACATCAAAACCAATATTTTCTGCTCTTCATTTTGTTGTTCGCATATGTTCAATCTGTTTACATTAGGATAGCAGTCAGAAGACAGATCGATATTTATATATTCACTCCCGAGGCTGCGCTGGCTTCCACTTTAGGGGCAGGTATTTTATTTGTTATTATTCTTTTTTTTATTCAAAAATGGCAAAAGTCTGACACTTTCAGTAATGCAGTAATGCTGAGAATTTTCGCAATTTCATTATTGGTATTTGTAATCTCAATGCAGTTGATTGGATTTTTGATAGCATTAGCTTTTGATAAAATAGAAAAAAACTTCAATCAGCATGTTTTGTTGTTTTCCTTGTTGTCTGATTTTCTATCCGGAATTATTTACGGAAGTTTTTTTCTGGCTTATTATTATTATCGGAAAAATAAAAAACAGCTGCAAAAACTGTCGACCTACAATGAAGCATTGGCAGAAAGCAGAATTAATCAGCTTAAGAATCAGCTTAATCCGCATTTTTTATTTAACAACTTGAATGTTTTAGACCAGTTGATAGAAGAAGATAAGCACAAAGCTTCTGATTTTCTTAATGAATTTGCGGAAATTTATCGTTATGTGTTACAAGCGTCAGATAAAGAGTTGGTTAGCGTAAAGGAAGAAGCCGATTTTGCTGAACAATATTTCAAACTGATTGAGCATAAATACGGAGAAGCCTACCAACTGAATCTTGAAAGCAAAAATACAAATGCTCTTATAGCACCGCTCACGCTGCAATTGCTTATTGAAAATGTGATCAAGCATAATCTTGGAACAGCAGAGAATCCTATAGAAATTCATATACTAATGGATGAAAATATCACAGTTTCAAATAATATAAACCTGAAGAAAAACTCAAAATCTGTATCAGGACGGGCATTGAAAAACCTGAAGGAACAATATAGTTTATTGTCGGAGAATGCAATTGAAATACATCAGACAGATCAGGAGTTTTCGATAATAATACCATTTATTTACAATTAA
- a CDS encoding N-acetylmuramoyl-L-alanine amidase, producing the protein MKIDKNWLVQESQTEKIVKDPTTNFQYQISPKYLIIHYTAGDKASGAITWFKQTPAQGNTDRICAHIVIDLDGTITQLAPFNTRCNHAGYSSWDGRTGMNEYAIGIEIVNPGFCEKLTDGSFRRRVGENKDGTPSYKLYPASEKDRIVKLKHKHKFWDSKENQYWFKYTDAQIAAVSKLSKLLIDTYQLSFVVGHDDISPARKPDPGPAFPWDEFKTNVFGKTDNIGKIFLVNSVSDGVAEFRTKPDKTSSSIRTLKNGYEVGLIETFGQWSKVYLVNDVKDIKDWKHSIKIEGWIHSSLLKPKN; encoded by the coding sequence ATGAAAATTGACAAAAACTGGCTTGTTCAGGAAAGCCAAACCGAAAAAATAGTAAAAGACCCGACTACGAATTTTCAATATCAAATTTCGCCAAAATATTTAATCATACATTATACAGCAGGCGATAAAGCATCGGGGGCCATAACCTGGTTCAAACAGACTCCGGCACAAGGAAATACAGACCGGATTTGTGCTCACATTGTAATTGATCTTGACGGAACGATTACGCAGTTGGCTCCGTTTAACACCAGATGCAACCATGCCGGTTACAGCAGTTGGGACGGACGAACCGGAATGAATGAATATGCTATTGGTATTGAGATTGTAAATCCCGGTTTCTGTGAAAAATTGACAGATGGCAGTTTCAGAAGAAGAGTAGGAGAGAACAAAGACGGAACACCCAGTTATAAACTATATCCTGCGTCAGAAAAAGACAGAATTGTAAAATTGAAACACAAACATAAATTCTGGGACAGTAAAGAAAACCAATATTGGTTTAAATATACAGACGCCCAAATAGCGGCAGTTTCCAAATTGAGCAAACTCCTGATTGATACCTACCAATTATCCTTTGTAGTGGGACATGACGATATCTCGCCGGCAAGAAAACCGGATCCGGGACCTGCTTTTCCCTGGGATGAGTTTAAAACAAATGTTTTTGGAAAAACGGACAATATCGGAAAGATTTTTTTGGTGAACTCGGTCTCTGATGGCGTTGCGGAGTTTAGAACGAAACCCGACAAAACTTCAAGCTCAATCCGAACTTTAAAAAATGGCTATGAAGTGGGATTAATCGAAACTTTCGGACAATGGTCTAAAGTGTACTTAGTGAATGATGTTAAAGACATCAAAGATTGGAAGCATAGTATTAAAATAGAGGGATGGATACATTCAAGTCTTTTAAAACCTAAAAATTAG